From the Chiloscyllium plagiosum isolate BGI_BamShark_2017 chromosome 10, ASM401019v2, whole genome shotgun sequence genome, the window atcaggtcccccctcaacctctgtctttctaatgaaaataatcctaatctattcaacctatcgttatagctagcaccctccataccaggcaacatcctggtgaacctcctctgcatcctctccaaagaatgtggcgaccagaactgtacacaatattccaaatgcagccaaaccaaagtcctatacaactgccaactcttgtacttgaTATCCTatccaatgaagggaagcatgccatatgccttcttgaccactttactgacctgtgctgccaccttcagggaacaatggacctaaaCACCCAGATATCTctatacatcaattttccccaaagGTGTTGTCGAGGTGGCTGGCATAGATCAACTGAAATGTGAGCTAAAGGTTATTCTGATACAGCGAGGGGTAATTGGGAAGAGATGCATGAGGAACATTAACTTTGGAATGGATCAGATGGACTAAAAATGgtctgttgatgtggtgtacattcTGTACTATTTGTACCATTTTCTCCTTCATATTCCAAGCTAACCTTTGGTGCAGGTGCactattttttttctgaaaagcaGGGTGTAATCAAGTAACTTAGTTTGAAATGAGATTTTAGCTGGAGGCATATTTGCCAAACAAGAATTTGATAGTCAGTGGTTGCTCTTAAGGACCGAAACAAATTCTACATAGTTGCATAAGTTATTTTCGCAGTCCAgtatttgaaataaagaaaagattatttttcttcaaatataCTTGAATTCCTGTGTAATTTGATGAAATCACTTTTATAGGTTCACATactattgaatattttaaaggttttttgaagtgacaaagttgaagtgattttatttttgccaACTCTGGTAGAAACTAAGAATAAATAGCCCCAGAAGAGATCAGATAACAAACTAGTAGTAGTAATTGACTTTAGGAGAGTGATCAGTCAACATTAGAGTTAGTGAAAATATTAATTGACCTCCCTCATACAGTGAAAGAGCAACATATTTCTCTGCACGTGAAATAGTGCCTCTGTTCTTCATGTAACATGCTTTGTAATAAATGGGAAGCTGAAAGAGAATTTGGCTGTAACTTGATTGTTTAATCATTGGTAAAATGCATCATTTTTGATCCATTAAGTTCTGGTAATATTTATTCTGAAAATGGAATGCTTTGATATATTAACCATGAAATATTAAGGCCAAAAATGATTTCATAGTTTGGAAAGTTACCAATTCTCATGCTATGAACTGAACTAACAACAAGTTATAAATATGCTAATATATGTAGAAAAGTTACTTTTGATATTCATAGAGCTATGCAGTGCACCATTGTGAAATGTGGTAATTAGCTGAAAATCCTAATTTGGATAGAAAAGCATTGTAGAGGGAAGTCTACATAAATATTGTTCATATTTATTTTTAGGTGTTTTCAGGCAGGCTTAAACTGAAACCCGCTAATCTACAGAAGTAAATACAAATGTTACTGCAGCATCCTAAGAAAGTTCTATGGAGTACAGTTAGTTATCGCTAAATATTCTCAcgcaattttaaataaaaaattctATATTGAGATTAGTTGTTCTGAATGTTTTACAAAATGAGATATTTCATCAATGATGAAACATAGTACAAAATGTCTGTTGTTCTACCAGATTTGATGTACAAATCCCAGACTCATGCAAAgaatagtcatggagtcatgcagcatggaaacatcctttggtccaattcatccatgccgagcaagtttcccaaaataaactcgtcccacttgcctgcgtttggtccatatccttctaaaacctttctaatcatgtacctgtccaaatgtctttttaaatgttgtaactgtacctgcatataccacttcctctggcagttcattccacatacacatttcaccctctgtgagaaaaagttgcccctctggtccctttcaaatctttcacctttatttttaaaaatataccctctagttttgaactcctccagccccaccccaacCCAGACTTTTGCTGTTCGCCTTagctatgctcctcatgattttgtaaacctctataacgtcacccctcaaccttctacactccaggggaaaagtctcagcctatccttacagctcaaatcttcTTGTATTGGTagagcatcttggtaaatcttttctgaaccctttccaatttaataatatcattccaatAGCAGGCAACTTAGAGATATTAGCCAAAACTGAAATCATACAAGTTGCATTATATGTGCTTATTTTACAAGTGATAAAAGCAGGATGTATTCATGATTATACCCCAATAGTTTGTATAAACTGTTTATGTCCCCTTTATTAACACAAAGCAAATTCTAGTATTCTGTGTGGTAAGGCATCTTCACATGTGATAATNNNNNNNNNNNNNNNNNNNNNNNNNNNNNNNNNNNNNNNNNNNNNNNNNNNNNNNNNNNNNNNNNNNNNNNNNNNNNNNNNNNNNNNNNNNNNNNNNNNNNNNNNNNNNNNNNNNNNNNNNNNNNNNNNNNNNNNNNNNNNNNNNNNNNNNNNNNNNNNNNNNNNNNNNNNNNNNNNNNNNNNNNNNNNNNNNNNNNNNNNNNNNNNNNNNNNNNNNNNNNNNNNNNNNNNNNNNNNNNNNNNNNNNNNNNNNNNNNNNNNNNNNNNNNNNNNNNNNNNNNNNNNNNNNNNNNNNNNNNNNNNNNNNNNNNNNNNNNNNNNNNNNNNNNNNNNNNNNNNNNNNNNNNNNNNNNNNNNNNNNNNNNNNNNNNNNNNNNNNNNNNNNNNNNNNNNNNNNNNNNNNNNNNNNNNNNNNNNNNNNNNNNNNNNNNNNNNNNNNNNNNNNNNNNNNNNNNNNNNNNNNNNNNNNNNNNNNNNNNNNNNNNNNNNNNNNNNNNNNNtttcctccgacagtccaaagatgtgcaggtcaggtgaattggccatgctaaattgcccgtagtgttaagtaaggggtaaatgtaggggtatgggtgggttgcgcttcggtggttcggtgtggacttgttgggccgaagggcctgtttccacactgtaatgtaatctaatctaaaaaaaaatgtttggagggatatgggccaagtgcaggcagatgggactatttAGTTTGGGATATATTattggttggacagaagggtcagtttccatgctgtatgactccatgtagCAAACTAACTCATTAAAATGAGCTTTAATAGAATTGGAGAATGATACAGCAGAGAATTCTTTACTTACAAGGAGCTTTTGTAAAATAAATACAAGAGATGCCAAAACAATGTGAAATTCTAAAACTGAGCTGTGATGCTGTTTTAACTGATGTCTCTGTTATGTAGGTTTTCCCAATGATTGTTATGAAATTTTTCAGCAGTCAGAAGGTAAGGCTAAAGACGGCCTTTATATCATTCAACTAATGAAGGATCTTATAGTTGTGTATTGTGATATGCACAGTGCAGAAGGCGGCTGGACCGTGGTCCAGCACATCACTGCTAATACTTCCTTGGATTTTGACCGAACATGGGAGGACTACAAGCAAGGATTTGGATTGGTTAATGGCGATCATTGGCTGGGCAATGAATTCATGCACAGACTTACGAGCAAGCCAAGAGCATACAAGTTGGGAATAAAGCTAATTGATATTAATGGCGAAATGAAATGGGGAGAATATGATCCATTCCTTATTGAACATGAAAAAGCCAAGTACAAAATTAGGCTTGGTCTTTATCAAGGAACAGCAGCTGATGCTTTGACACAAGATACAGAAGCATATATCCATGATAACCAAAAATTCACCACAAAAGATAGTGATAACGACAACTACTTTCAGAACTGTGCTAAAGTTGAGCTGAATGGGATTTCAGGTGGAGGATGGTGGTACAATGCCTGTGCTGGAGCCAACCTGAACAGAAGAAATATTCTGTACTGGCAGAATGATTGCAATAAAGAAAATCTGTGCAAATATGCGTGGATGATGGTAAAACCTAATAAGAAGCGAGATAAATGTAGCGATAGCTCGCATGATGAACTATAATTTTGGTGTATTACGCAAAACTGCAAATCAATCCAATTCATACTTTAATTTGTCATTTTTCTTAAGTAAATGTTGTATTTAGGAATATTAAAGTACCATTTACTGCAAGGGTAATAACAAATACATATATCAACGTAGTTTGAATAAATTTGTTACACCGCTTGGTACAGCATGTATGAACTAATTTTTATGGAAAAAAAATGATGAATCCTTTTCAAGACATGATTCAGATTGACTGGTTCAATGGGTCTGAATGtaattattttacttttgcaAATTTGATTCAAATCTAGCTCAGATGAAGGGACAGAATTCTTTGTAAGATGCGTGTAAAGAGCTGAAACTAAATTACATTtgcagtgttgctgaaaaagctatTGAACGCTAAAATGTCAAGAGGAATTAGTTCAGGTTTGGGGGTAAGGCATATTGTTGAGCAGAGTAAACTATATCTACAAGTTAACAGTGCATGTGTGATGTTGATGCTGGTTGAAAAAGAGAATGTGAATACTTTTTAACAAGTACAAAACTTGCAAGcacaagaaaaaaatatatttcaGAATCCAAATGAAAATACTGATGGTGAAATCCAGTGTTCATGacagatatataaaaaaaaacaagctgaaGTAACCAaaccaggttaaaaatcacacaacaccaggttatagtccaacaggtttaattggaagcacactagctttcggagggacgctccttcatcaggtgattgtggagtataagatcgtaagacacaaaatttatagcaaaagtttacagtgtggtgtaactgaaattaaaaactgaaaaagatcttcacgatcttatactccacaatcacctgatgaaggagcagtgctccgaaagctagtgtgcttccaattaaacctgttggactataacctgggtgctgtgtgatttttaaccttgtacaccccagtccaacaccggcatctccgaatcataaccaAACCAGAGTTTCTTCAAAATGCAATTCAAGCTCTTACAACCAACTTTGCTCTATTTTCTAAACTGGATTCTCCTCAGTTCTAAAATCTGTAGCTCTTACTTTAATCAATAGTTTTGAAGGACAAACTTTTTTTCTCACTGGTGAAGAGTTCAgttcaaattaaaaatctgttggtTTAAGTTTCTTCAAGAAAAATGACAGTGGCTATGATAAATTTATGCTTCTTGAATTGACCAAACACAAAATTCTGTTTCAGTTTCTAAATCTGTCTTCAAATGGTAAATACTATTAAGATCTCTATCCTGCACTGAATCAATATCTTCAGTCCATCAATAACATTTCTGAAGGATATCCATTCTACTGTATTACATGTAAGAGTGGTGTTGTGAGGATCTTGTTTGATTCATTAAGTACAGTGAGGTGAACTATTGATACATGACACCTCCATTACACAGACAATTTGCAAAGATCTTCTGATCTTCCATTTTGGTAATATTGAAGCCACTTGTACAGCTGGCTTTCTGTTCCCTTTTCCCACAGCACATGCCCACCAAGTCAAATATGGCTACCCTGCTATTGCCCTGAACCCCATTTGCAGTATCATTTCTCTTTTACTTGCATCCATGCCTTCTCCAAAATAATTTCATCCACCACCTTGACTTCTTTCTCAGTAAACTATCAATCATTCAACTTCccttgaaaataacaaatgctggagatcacagcgggtcaggcagcatccatagagagagagcaagctaacgttttgtgtctagtaatttgctcctatattcaACTTCCTTTCTTAGACATTATATTAGCTGAAATTGTAATTGGTTCCTTCTCCTTCGGTACTGAACCCCTCTCTTTCAatttttcttcaaaagaaaataagaGAAGTAGCATCCCTCCTTCTGAACCAGAGATTTAAGTCCCTCTTTACATATTGATGGCCACCAAAGATTTATCATAATGGGCCCAAACCAATTGATTATGACCATTTATATCCTTGTGATATGCATATGGCAGGTAGCAAGAGTGGAAGAATTTTCTGATCAGCCAGTGCAAAACAGCTCCCCACATTAAAAGACTCAACTCTTACTGTGAGCAAGAACCATCCTCATTCCAAGCGACTACCACACAGAGATACAAAgacaatgtaggagcaaattactgcagatgctagaatctgtactgaaaacaaaaagtgctggaaatcacagcgtgcaaggcagcatccaaggagagagaacaagttaacattttgagtctagctgtctcttcatcagaactaacaTGCAGTGTGGAGGATAAACatgcaggaggttggaagaacacagaagtGGAAGttccaggtgtaacccttcttcagaaccctgtaGTGTGGAGGGGACAGAATTTTACACAATAGTGGGGAGGGGGTCTAGAGTGCTGGGAGAgagaggatgttgatagttcagattaagtgattgaaatgtgagaatggtagaacaatggtgtgtctaactaccAGATTGGAAAGAACAGATAGTCGCATCGTGGTGAAGGGAGGGGAGAGAAGACATAGTGACAGAAAATGTAACAAgtgaagctaaaagaaagggaaagaatgggCTCACAAGTGACAAATCTCAATTCTAAGTCTTAACAAGGTATTACTTCACCTCCAAATTCCAAGTGGGAGGGTATGATTGATGTGTGTATGAATGTTTCTGTGGGCAGTTTCAATATTGTAAGGCAGTAAATTTCTATTGTGGAGTGGGCATAATACAGATAGTGACTGGTGTCACTATGTTTGGCTGAATATCTCAAACAGTTCTGTTATAATTATAGGGGAACTATGAACTCTACATATTATTGTTgccatctaacctacatgtgCAATAGAAGTACAGCAATTAGTTTTATTATATTTGCAAGctagaccaaaagagaaaataacagTAAGAATTTGCCTCTATTTGTGACTAACATTCCAGCTGGAAGTGGAATCTGCTGAAAATTGTGGTGCTCTACTGTGATGGTCTAGCAGTTGGATATCCCACGAGGAGTCATTCAGGAGTTCATGTACAATGAGTGCTTAATTGGATGCAAAATCAATGATTCTTAAATTATATCCTGATGAAAGTTATTATCAACAAGAGAAAAGTAAAGCAATTAAATTGTGCTACCTTTTCTAATTACaaatgcattcatttcaaaaacaaatttatttatgGGTTATGCATGTATCACTATGAACCAGGCAGATTGTTAAACTCTGGTTTGTTGGCATCTCTGTGAAGCATTTATGGCAAAATGATTGTTTTAATCAACACAATAATGTGCAAACATTTACAAACCAACTGAATATTTGTAATACCAATACTTTATTAATAAAACCTTTTCATTCAATTTTTCAACTTAGTTCAACATTAATAGATAGAAATTGTGAATAAATTACTTAGGTATCCAACAACAAACTTCATATGAGGGCTAAACAATCATTACAACAGTTAGCATTTAAGCAGATCACTCTCACCATATATAGTTGCAGAGTCTTCAAATGAAGCAGGTAAGTGATAAAACGTCCTGAAATTTGGAAGAGTACAGACTTAACACAGATACAATTTCCACTGACCAAATAATGCACAAGTATCCCAGGTTTGACTACATTTTTTAGTTATGTGCATGTGCCTATTCCTTTTGATTATCAAAATTATTAGATGTGCATTAGAGAAGACTGTCATTCTGTAGAAACAAAATCACTCCAGTTTAATATTTGTACAACTCAAGTAATAACCTATGCATGTCATGAAATGAGAATAACTATTAAACCTTTATTCTGTGATAAATCATTGCTAAAATACCTTTAGGTTGACATCTCTAAATGAATATCTCACTTGAACAGAATTCAGTTAAAGATTTCAGGATTGCAATCATCACAGCATCTTCTGTGACTCAATAAAGTCCATAATGGCAACAAGAGAAAGTGCTTTGTATCAAACAACAACATTGATATCAAGAGCAAAAACAGAACATCTGGGAAAGGGCCAGTTTGATTGGGGGGTAAGATAACACATTTTCAATCAGCAATTTTACAAAGTTATAAAAAGGATGGTCAAGTGCTGTCTAAATGTATTATAAACATGTACTCACTTTAATAACCGTCAATTTTTTTTGTGCTCATGAAACTGAAGAATTATCATTCTGCATTTATGGAACCATCACATCAACGAGGTCCTTATGTTGGCCAGATGTAAAGTAAAGCTTGTTCTATGTAGCTCAACAATGCTGTTTCAGGAGACCTTCCAGAGGGTATCAATAGAATCTTGTATAGTCTCCATACCAGCCAtccttatgatttttttttccctgaaaggCAGTGTTGATTACTAAGTTATACATAATTAACAAGAACTTTGTCTATGGACCCAATGCTGAGTCGAAACTGGACTGAAGTTACTCAGTGTAAGTGTCACACAATATCCAACACAATGAGGACAGTgttgccaaaagagaaaatgctggaaaatctcagaaggtcaggtagcatctgtgaggagagaaaagagctgacatgtTGTCCGTTCTCAGAACTGAATTTGAAGATGGATCTCAAAATGAAAAGACATCTGTGATATTTTGGATAGTTTGATTAAGGAATTGAAAAGTAGTTACTTCTGAATATAATTCTTTAAAAGTAAAAACATGGGTTTTATTTATAGAAAAATACACTAAATGTGACTAGAACTTTGTATATTGCTTTCCAATTGATTGTAATGAATATTTAATTCATTGCTTGAAAAAATGAGACACTGGCTGAATAATCCTGGATGTGATAAGCCATTTAAGATTAACAACTGAGCTCACAGTACATCTTACATATGTTCACTAGAAGCTACGCATATTTATATACAGGAATCTGTCCCCTGCAGACAAATAAAATGTCTATacattgtgcatttttaaaaatataaacaatagCAATAATAATAACAACAATGCCTCAACCAATAGACTCACAAAACAATCATCAGTATTTTCTTGTactgtataaattgttgttcccattgaaatgtggaattcttgtgtttgtcctgatgaacACGAGATAAAAAGCTTCAACTGTAAATATTTTTCAGCAAGACTCAAATTCTGTAGGACAAGTTACTATGCTCAGGAATTGGCAAGCATCTTGCATTCATTGTGCTAAGAAATCCTTGAACTTGAATGTTTTCTTAGAGCAATCTAGAAGCTATCCCCCTTGGTTGTGAATAGAACCAAATCTAAGAAGTGACAGACAGAACACACTAGTAATGAATGCACATTTTGGATATGAGTTAGCTTGTTTAAATCAAGCAAAGTACATTGAGATGGCAAGTGTAGCATATACAGGGTACATTGCTTTTGCATTAATATGCAAAGACAAAATTGACTGAATTAAATAAGTTTGATCAAAATTGCTAAGTAGCTTGTTCACTCACtgtgaaataaatttattttaacaatTAGTTTCTGGCCACATTTATCTTGAAGTTTCTTCATATGCCTTCAAAACACTTGGAGGGGTACATGAGGAAATGTGTAAAGCGTACAAGTATCTGGTTTCAACCACAAAAGTCTAATATTGTCACACCCTCGCATTATGTATTCTAATGTATTCAGCAATGTGAGACTACAATGGCATGCAGAGGCATCACATTCACTGTGGGTGATAACTACCATTAAAGGTGTGAAGGTATCTACATCAGATGCTCAACTTAAACCAACCTAATTCCAGCACTCTATCCAACCCAATCCTTATACGTCATCACTTAGGTTCAGGAAAAAGTCACACCCCAAAAGgatactatttttgtactgtacaAAAACTTCTATCGCTGCACACCACTAACATTTTTGGAGAATTTtgctcctttttttaatttcttctggTTACACATGTAGAGCATTCTGTAAATGTAGAGCTCAGACAGGTAATGATAGCCTTTTCTTATACTTCTGTTGGAGCAGAATGAACATCAGTTTCTCATATAGTGATTCACTTCCTCTTTTCTCATCATCCTACTTCTTTCCTAGTGAGTGCTGTCTTTCGCTTCACCATTTATCCCAAAAGGCGTTATTATAATTAGAAACTCCCTAAAAGCCCATGTTGCATTCCCTTTGTGATTTGTGTTAATGACCATTCTTATAGAGAGCAGAAGGccctggggttcaattcctggaaGTGATGAGTTTGCTGATTTTGGTCAGAGTGACAATAAAGTTATTGCAATTGACTACAATGCCCCTTGGttaaaaagaaagacttgtatttatattgtAATTTTCATAACATCAGGATGCTCCAACGCACTTGTAAAGAAGTaaatttgaagtgcagtcactgttaaaTATAGGAAGCCTGAAAGCCAATTTGACCATAGCAGGCTCCCACAAATAGTAATGATCAGACAAGCTGCATTTTATATGAATCGAGGTAAACATTGTCCAAGATATTGGAAAAACTGCCTATTCTTTTTCATAAAGTGCCCTCTTTTATATCATGGGAGTGGCCTTCTTGGAATGACTctgccaacagtgcagcactgtcttcAGTCCTGCACTGACATCTCAGCTAGATTATGTGCTCAAGGCTCTGGTGCAGGATTGAATTTCCAAAAGCATTTTGATGAAGAGGTAAGAATGCTACCACTGAGTTATGGCTGACAGGAAAGGAAAAGTCTCCTCGAGTTTCCATTCCTGATTGTAAATCTGATAACCCCTGCTGGAAAGACCAGTTGTCTGGGCATTTAGTAAAGGGAATATCAGGGTGGCCTTGGATGGTTTGTGTTCCCCTCCTTTGCAAAAGCCTACTGACAGTTACAAATGCAGCtgaaagtagtcatgatttggagatgccggtgttagactggggtgtacaaagttaaaaatcacacaaaccaggttatagtccaacaggtttaattggaagcacactagctttcggagcgacgctccttcatcaggtgattgtggagggctcgatcgtaacacagaatttatagcaaaaatttgcagtgtgatgtaactgaaattatacattgaaaaattgattgtctgttaagcctttcatctgttagaatacagtaataatttcacttcttccatgtgtaaatcacaaaaccctttttttaaagttgcattcttgggttagctgttaacaatggtggtaactagacaatatgttgaaggtgttagccccctgtgttctctgtctatgacctgatgtttagattgattctaatctaaaaagttagataacagagttttacataaattcatgcagtttttgagctcagagttctacatgaatgtatgtagtttttgagcaaagtgcaatgtaactctgcaagtacaaattcaccacacaaaatatatgtgtgcatgtgggtctttgtctgtctgtgtgtgtgtctgtctgtctggggtgggggttgtgagtgtgagaaagtatgtgtgtgtgtgtagtgagtgcagagtgtcttaagtctgtgaggaggtgtatgtgtgagtgtgggag encodes:
- the LOC122554006 gene encoding fibrinogen-like protein 1-like protein, with translation MQLFTNISTELTLKEFDMFLEEEAESCYKELQVSYFFLIDILYMSCFPNDCYEIFQQSEGKAKDGLYIIQLMKDLIVVYCDMHSAEGGWTVVQHITANTSLDFDRTWEDYKQGFGLVNGDHWLGNEFMHRLTSKPRAYKLGIKLIDINGEMKWGEYDPFLIEHEKAKYKIRLGLYQGTAADALTQDTEAYIHDNQKFTTKDSDNDNYFQNCAKVELNGISGGGWWYNACAGANLNRRNILYWQNDCNKENLCKYAWMMVKPNKKRDKCSDSSHDEL